A genomic region of Chelonia mydas isolate rCheMyd1 chromosome 9, rCheMyd1.pri.v2, whole genome shotgun sequence contains the following coding sequences:
- the FBXO36 gene encoding F-box only protein 36 isoform X3 — translation MRVIFRWWKISLRSEFRETKPGELKESHEYFLDDPSLQIQIAVIFGANILEHIFNLCRGNFDFLERLPDSLLLYIISFLELEDIARLSQVSHRFETICNSDTLWEKIVQNLCGTITPEMRALAEEVGWKQFFFTNKLQLQLQLRRRRQKQDDSKTK, via the exons atgagg GTAATTTTCAGATGGTGGAAAATCTCTCTTAGAAGTGAATTTCGTGAAACAAAGCCTGGGGAACTCAAAGAATCTCATGAATACTTCTTGGATGATCCATCTCTTCAGA TTCAAATTGCTGTAATTTTTGGTGCCAACATTCTGGAGCATATCTTCAATCTGTGCCGGGGTAACTTTGACTTCCTGGAACGGCTTCCTGACTCATTGCTCCTGTACATCATTTCCTTTCTGGAGCTTGAAGATATTGCCAGGCTTTCTCAAGTTTCACACAGATTTGAAACG ATATGCAACTCTGACACACTGTGGGAGAAAATTGTGCAGAATTTGTGTGGTACAATTACCCCTGAAATGAGAGCACTGGCAGAGGAAGTGGGTTGGAAGCAGTTCTTCTTCACAAACAAGCTTCAGCTTCAGCTGCAGCTCCGAAGAAGGAGGCAGAAACAAGATGATTCAAAGACTAAATAA
- the FBXO36 gene encoding F-box only protein 36 isoform X1: MRVLSGLSAPKSRGKAWRLSTPVPQEKRRTNHMNIGYLVTVIFRWWKISLRSEFRETKPGELKESHEYFLDDPSLQIQIAVIFGANILEHIFNLCRGNFDFLERLPDSLLLYIISFLELEDIARLSQVSHRFETICNSDTLWEKIVQNLCGTITPEMRALAEEVGWKQFFFTNKLQLQLQLRRRRQKQDDSKTK; the protein is encoded by the exons atgagg GTACTATCAGGGCTCTCGGcgcccaagagcaggggcaaggcgTGGCGTCTTAGCACCCCCGTGccccaagaaaagcgcaggaccaaCCATATGAACATCGGCTATCTTGTCACA GTAATTTTCAGATGGTGGAAAATCTCTCTTAGAAGTGAATTTCGTGAAACAAAGCCTGGGGAACTCAAAGAATCTCATGAATACTTCTTGGATGATCCATCTCTTCAGA TTCAAATTGCTGTAATTTTTGGTGCCAACATTCTGGAGCATATCTTCAATCTGTGCCGGGGTAACTTTGACTTCCTGGAACGGCTTCCTGACTCATTGCTCCTGTACATCATTTCCTTTCTGGAGCTTGAAGATATTGCCAGGCTTTCTCAAGTTTCACACAGATTTGAAACG ATATGCAACTCTGACACACTGTGGGAGAAAATTGTGCAGAATTTGTGTGGTACAATTACCCCTGAAATGAGAGCACTGGCAGAGGAAGTGGGTTGGAAGCAGTTCTTCTTCACAAACAAGCTTCAGCTTCAGCTGCAGCTCCGAAGAAGGAGGCAGAAACAAGATGATTCAAAGACTAAATAA